In a genomic window of Chrysemys picta bellii isolate R12L10 chromosome 1, ASM1138683v2, whole genome shotgun sequence:
- the CCDC122 gene encoding coiled-coil domain-containing protein 122 produces the protein MAKQNSPSLIEVVKQVAEQQHSQASEIEKSKIVLSQLQLAARLPNIGFPLIGEYYNILQAELQELEKQMDSALLETKATERQIYQQDDDIETTKYHCESLESQVRSLYAEKIKLKLDTEAAQEEFEMMLARNGAYHEKIMAHKERYWEAESKMPVMLELAKKQDMVQELKTKKEELMNDLQNPEGQVIKQVQEEITHLIEEVTMVKESINEKKKLLEEEKKVHAKLRKEIEVQNKRSDAILKRLHCQLNKLQSNRRQWHWNIQQMEKKAAELRKCLGVTE, from the exons ATGGCTAAGCAAAATTCTCCATCATTAATTGAAGTTGTAAAACAAGTAGCAGAACAGCAACATTCACAAGCATCCGAAATAGAAAAAAGCAAAATAGTTCTTTCTCAGTTACAG CTTGCTGCTAGACTCCCAAACATTGGCTTTCCACTGATAGGAGAATATTACAATATTTTACAGGCTGAGCTTCAAGAACTTGAAAAACAAATGGACTCTGCTTTATTAGAAACAAAGGCAACAGAAAGGCAAATTTATCAGCAAGATGATGACATAGAAACTACAAAATATCACTGTGAAAGTCTGGAGTCCCAAGTCAGATCCCTATATGCTGAAAAGATAAAGCTGAAACTTGACACGGAAGCAGCACAAGAAGAATTTGAGATGATGCTTGCAAGAAATGGTGCATATCATGAGAAAATAATGGCTCATAAAGAGCGTTATTGGGAAGCAGAAAGCAAAATGCCAGTTATGCTCGAACTTGCTAAAAAACAAGACATGGTTCAAGAGCTaaagacaaagaaagaagaaTTAATGAATGACCTCCAGAATCCTGAAGGACAAGTTATAAAACAAGTGCAG GAAGAAATTACACATTTAATAGAGGAAGTTACTATGGTAAAAGAGTCTatcaatgaaaagaaaaaattgCTTGAAGAAGAGAAAAAAGTGCATGCTAAACTTAGAAAAGAGATTGAG GTACAGAATAAAAGAAGTGATGCTATTCTAAAACGTTTGCATTGTCAACTGAACAAACTCCAGTCGAACAGAAGacagtggcactggaacattCAACAGATGGAAAAAAAGGCAGCTGAACTAAGAAAGTGTCTTGGAGTAACAGAGTGA